The Nocardioides sp. S-1144 genome includes a region encoding these proteins:
- a CDS encoding glycosyltransferase family 2 protein, with protein MPDCDLILPCRDEAAALRGLLPRIPDGFEVIVVDNGSSDGTADVARELGARVVHEPTPGYGAAIQAGLLAATNPYVSFMDGDGSFDPDELLPLLDEVRSGRADVAVGRRRPVSRGVWPWHARAGNALIVAWLRRRIELDAHDIAPMRVCRREDLLALDVRDRRFGYPVELLQKATAAGWRFAERDVAYHPRAEGTRSKVSGSVRGTVRTARDFAKVLSR; from the coding sequence ATGCCTGACTGCGACCTGATCCTTCCCTGCCGGGACGAGGCGGCCGCGTTGCGCGGCCTGCTGCCCCGGATCCCCGACGGGTTCGAGGTGATCGTCGTCGACAACGGTTCGAGCGACGGGACCGCGGACGTCGCCCGCGAGCTCGGTGCCCGCGTGGTGCACGAGCCGACCCCGGGCTACGGCGCCGCGATCCAAGCCGGGCTGCTTGCGGCGACGAATCCCTACGTGTCGTTCATGGACGGAGACGGGTCGTTCGACCCCGACGAGCTGCTGCCACTCCTCGACGAGGTGCGCAGCGGCCGCGCCGACGTCGCGGTCGGACGCCGGCGTCCGGTGTCGCGCGGGGTGTGGCCGTGGCACGCCCGGGCCGGCAACGCGCTCATCGTCGCCTGGCTGAGGCGCCGGATCGAGCTCGACGCCCACGACATCGCGCCGATGCGGGTCTGCCGCCGCGAGGACCTGCTCGCCCTCGACGTCCGCGACCGCCGCTTCGGCTACCCCGTCGAGCTGCTGCAGAAGGCCACCGCCGCCGGCTGGCGCTTCGCCGAGCGCGACGTCGCCTACCACCCGCGGGCCGAGGGCACCCGGTCCAAGGTCTCCGGATCGGTGCGGGGGACCGTGCGCACCGCCCGCGACTTCGCAAAGGTGCTGTCCCGGTGA
- a CDS encoding NAD(P)-dependent malic enzyme: protein MQTVSTVALAGRDDLSLAYTPGVALVCEAIAADPSLTQHYTWVPNVVAIVSDGTAVLGLGDIGPAAAMPVMEGKAVLFKQFGGVDAVPICLDTTDTEEIIETVARLAPSFGGVNLEDISAPRCFEIEDRLKERLDIPVFHDDQHGTAVVALAALTNALRLTGRTASATRVVISGAGAAGVAIAKILLEAGIEDLAVTDRKGVVHSGRGDLTPVKKALAEITADRSGRTGSLADVLDGADVYLGVSGGTIPEEDVARMAPEAIIFAMANPTPEVHPEVAHRYARVVATGRSDFPNQINNVLAFPGIFRGAFEVHASAITEGMKVAAATALADLVGDDLAEDYVIPSPFDPRVGPAVAAAVSAAARADGVARA from the coding sequence ATGCAGACGGTCTCGACGGTCGCCCTGGCCGGGCGCGACGACCTCTCGCTGGCCTACACCCCGGGGGTGGCCCTGGTGTGCGAGGCGATCGCGGCCGACCCGTCGCTGACCCAGCACTACACGTGGGTCCCCAACGTGGTGGCCATCGTCTCCGACGGCACCGCCGTGCTCGGCCTCGGCGACATCGGCCCGGCCGCCGCGATGCCGGTGATGGAGGGCAAGGCGGTGCTGTTCAAGCAGTTCGGCGGCGTCGACGCCGTCCCGATCTGCCTCGACACCACCGACACCGAGGAGATCATCGAGACCGTCGCGCGGCTCGCGCCGAGCTTCGGCGGCGTCAACCTCGAGGACATCTCCGCCCCGCGCTGCTTCGAGATCGAGGACCGCCTCAAGGAGCGCCTCGACATCCCCGTCTTCCACGACGACCAGCACGGCACCGCCGTGGTCGCGCTCGCCGCGCTCACCAACGCGCTCCGCCTCACCGGCCGGACGGCGTCCGCGACCCGCGTGGTCATCTCCGGGGCCGGTGCGGCCGGCGTCGCGATCGCCAAGATCCTGCTCGAGGCCGGCATCGAGGACCTCGCCGTCACCGACCGCAAGGGCGTCGTGCACTCCGGGCGCGGCGACCTCACGCCGGTGAAGAAGGCGCTCGCCGAGATCACCGCCGACCGGTCCGGCCGCACCGGCAGCCTCGCCGACGTGCTCGACGGCGCCGACGTCTACCTCGGTGTCTCCGGCGGCACGATCCCGGAGGAGGACGTCGCCCGGATGGCGCCCGAGGCGATCATCTTCGCGATGGCCAACCCGACGCCCGAGGTGCACCCGGAGGTGGCGCACCGCTACGCCCGCGTCGTCGCGACCGGCCGCTCGGACTTCCCGAACCAGATCAACAACGTGCTGGCCTTCCCGGGCATCTTCCGCGGCGCCTTCGAGGTGCACGCCAGCGCGATCACCGAGGGCATGAAGGTCGCCGCCGCCACCGCGCTGGCCGACCTCGTGGGCGACGACCTCGCCGAGGACTACGTCATCCCCTCGCCGTTCGACCCCCGCGTGGGGCCGGCCGTCGCCGCCGCGGTGTCGGCGGCCGCCCGGGCCGACGGCGTCGCGCGGGCCTGA
- a CDS encoding TIGR04282 family arsenosugar biosynthesis glycosyltransferase — protein MTRPTGYTVLVVAKAPVAGRAKTRLGAVVGDDAAADVAAAALLDTLAAARAAVGADRCVVALTGDLDRAARGEEVAAALAGCVVVPQRGDGFDARLAHAHADAGAVAARPVVQVGMDTPQVTAEHLDAVAGALADHDAVLGAAGDGGWWVLGLRDSARGAALRGVPMSTPTTLDDTAAALRSAGLTVGETAVLRDVDTAEDADAVALEAPGTRFAAAWAGLGAVRR, from the coding sequence GTGACCCGCCCCACCGGGTACACCGTGCTCGTCGTCGCCAAGGCCCCGGTGGCCGGGCGGGCGAAGACCCGCCTGGGCGCCGTCGTCGGTGACGACGCGGCCGCGGACGTCGCCGCCGCCGCCCTCCTGGACACCCTGGCCGCGGCCCGGGCCGCCGTCGGCGCCGACCGCTGCGTCGTCGCCCTCACCGGCGACCTCGACCGCGCCGCCCGGGGCGAGGAGGTCGCGGCCGCCCTCGCGGGCTGCGTGGTCGTGCCGCAGCGCGGCGACGGCTTCGACGCGCGGCTCGCCCACGCCCACGCCGACGCCGGCGCGGTTGCGGCCCGCCCCGTCGTCCAGGTCGGGATGGACACCCCGCAGGTCACCGCCGAGCACCTCGACGCCGTCGCCGGCGCGCTCGCCGACCACGACGCGGTGCTCGGCGCGGCCGGGGACGGCGGCTGGTGGGTCCTCGGGCTGCGCGACTCGGCGCGGGGAGCGGCCCTGCGCGGCGTCCCGATGTCGACCCCGACGACCCTCGACGACACCGCGGCCGCCCTGCGCTCCGCCGGGCTCACGGTGGGGGAGACCGCCGTCCTGCGCGACGTCGACACCGCCGAGGACGCCGACGCCGTGGCGCTCGAGGCACCCGGGACCCGCTTCGCGGCCGCCTGGGCCGGACTCGGGGCGGTGCGCCGATGA
- a CDS encoding S24/S26 family peptidase, giving the protein MPTLRMVRVRGRSMLPALRPGDRLLVLGRRAPRVGDVVVARFADGTAVVKRVAERRGSGWWLLSDNAAEGLADSRARGAVGDDAVLGVVAWRIWPRPGRVARRV; this is encoded by the coding sequence GTGCCCACCCTGCGGATGGTCCGGGTGCGGGGCCGCTCGATGCTGCCGGCCCTGCGCCCCGGCGACCGGCTGCTGGTGCTCGGACGCCGCGCGCCGCGGGTGGGCGACGTCGTCGTGGCGCGCTTCGCCGACGGGACGGCGGTGGTCAAGCGGGTCGCCGAGCGGCGCGGGAGCGGCTGGTGGCTGCTCAGCGACAACGCCGCCGAGGGGCTCGCCGACTCGCGAGCCCGGGGGGCCGTCGGCGACGACGCCGTGCTCGGTGTCGTGGCCTGGCGGATCTGGCCGCGGCCGGGACGGGTGGCCCGCCGAGTGTGA
- a CDS encoding fatty acid desaturase family protein, with protein MGRRGGPRADESRGHWYHRQLLGSANITGRPLFHLMTGNLSHQIEHHLFPDLPARRYPQVAEEVREICQRHGLTYSTGPLGKQLLSVARKICRMALPPRASAVPG; from the coding sequence GTGGGCCGCCGAGGAGGTCCGCGCGCGGACGAGTCCCGCGGGCACTGGTACCACCGCCAGCTGCTCGGGTCGGCCAACATCACCGGCAGGCCGCTGTTCCACCTGATGACCGGCAACCTCTCGCACCAGATCGAGCACCACCTCTTCCCCGACCTGCCCGCCCGGCGCTACCCGCAGGTCGCCGAGGAGGTCCGCGAGATCTGCCAGCGCCACGGCCTCACCTACAGCACCGGTCCGCTGGGCAAGCAGCTGCTGAGCGTCGCGAGGAAGATCTGCCGGATGGCGCTGCCCCCGCGGGCCTCCGCCGTACCCGGCTGA
- a CDS encoding methyltransferase domain-containing protein → MIEQSFSTVFTHALRGQPTDVVGLDDTPGALPVDTWRRAADEHDQRMLDLCHGPTIDVGCGPGRMVAALVERGVPALGIDVVPEAVRLTRARGVPALEADVFGSVPDEGTWGTALLADGNVGIGGDPVALLARLRDLVAPGGRIVAELAAPGVRTRTMWATIEAADTRSRRFRWAIQGVDDVDVLARRTGLQLDSAASFGGRWCAVLTRTSARPVR, encoded by the coding sequence ATGATCGAGCAGTCCTTCTCCACGGTCTTCACCCACGCCCTGCGGGGCCAGCCCACCGACGTCGTCGGCCTCGACGACACCCCCGGCGCGCTGCCCGTCGACACCTGGCGCCGCGCGGCCGACGAGCACGACCAACGGATGCTGGACCTGTGCCACGGCCCGACCATCGACGTCGGCTGCGGCCCGGGGCGGATGGTCGCCGCGCTGGTCGAGCGCGGCGTCCCGGCGCTCGGCATCGACGTCGTCCCGGAGGCGGTCCGGCTGACCCGCGCGCGCGGCGTCCCGGCGCTCGAGGCCGACGTCTTCGGCTCGGTGCCCGACGAGGGGACCTGGGGGACCGCGCTGCTCGCCGACGGCAACGTCGGCATCGGCGGTGACCCCGTCGCGCTCCTCGCCCGGTTGCGGGACCTCGTCGCGCCCGGCGGACGCATCGTCGCCGAGCTCGCCGCGCCCGGCGTCCGGACCAGGACCATGTGGGCGACGATCGAGGCCGCCGACACCCGCAGCCGCCGCTTCCGGTGGGCGATCCAGGGCGTCGACGACGTCGACGTCCTGGCGCGCCGGACCGGCCTCCAGCTCGACTCGGCCGCGAGCTTCGGCGGTCGCTGGTGCGCGGTGCTGACGAGGACCTCGGCGCGCCCGGTCCGCTGA
- a CDS encoding SDR family oxidoreductase, with the protein MGTHLVTGARSGIGAALAQALMTRDEQLVLPARTAQRAEELAARYPGARTFVADLADPASLTVPELERLDSLHHVAGVVDLAPVAEVTAASLREHLDVNLVAPVVLTRLLLPALRAAHGLVVFVNSSAGLVANPDWAAYAASKFGLRAVADALRGEEAGNGVRVTTVFPSRTATPMQEKVHEQEGRTYDAARWISPETVADTILHVLDLSDDATIPEVTVRPVVPFTGR; encoded by the coding sequence ATGGGCACCCACCTGGTGACCGGCGCCAGGTCGGGCATCGGCGCCGCGCTCGCGCAGGCCCTGATGACCCGCGACGAGCAGCTCGTGCTGCCGGCCCGGACCGCGCAGCGCGCGGAGGAGCTCGCCGCGCGCTACCCCGGCGCACGGACGTTCGTCGCCGACCTGGCCGACCCGGCGTCCCTGACCGTGCCCGAGCTCGAGCGGCTCGACTCCCTGCACCACGTCGCCGGCGTGGTCGACCTCGCGCCGGTGGCGGAGGTGACGGCGGCGTCGCTGCGCGAGCACCTCGACGTCAACCTGGTCGCGCCGGTCGTGCTGACCCGGCTCCTGCTTCCCGCCCTGCGTGCGGCGCACGGGTTGGTGGTCTTCGTGAACTCCTCGGCCGGGCTGGTGGCCAACCCCGACTGGGCCGCCTACGCCGCGTCGAAGTTCGGGCTGCGCGCCGTCGCCGACGCGCTGCGCGGGGAGGAGGCGGGCAACGGCGTCCGCGTCACCACGGTCTTCCCCAGCCGCACCGCGACGCCGATGCAGGAGAAGGTCCACGAGCAGGAGGGGCGCACCTACGACGCCGCGCGGTGGATCAGCCCGGAGACCGTGGCCGACACCATCCTGCACGTGCTCGACCTCTCCGACGACGCGACCATCCCGGAGGTCACCGTGCGTCCGGTCGTGCCCTTCACCGGGCGCTGA
- the sodN gene encoding superoxide dismutase, Ni — protein MLSRLLPRFFAPTLEVQAHCDLPCGVYDPAQARIEAESIKAVIGKLADNDDPDFRTRAVIIKEQRSELVKHHLWVLWTDYFKPPHFEKYPQLHSLVNEATKLAGASGTKGTMDADVADQLLAKIDEIAEIFWETKKA, from the coding sequence ATGCTCTCCCGCCTGCTCCCCCGTTTCTTCGCCCCGACCCTCGAGGTCCAGGCCCACTGCGACCTGCCCTGCGGCGTCTACGACCCCGCCCAGGCCCGCATCGAGGCCGAGTCGATCAAGGCCGTCATCGGCAAGCTCGCCGACAACGACGACCCCGACTTCCGCACCCGTGCCGTGATCATCAAGGAGCAGCGCTCCGAGTTGGTCAAGCACCACCTCTGGGTGCTGTGGACCGACTACTTCAAGCCCCCGCACTTCGAGAAGTACCCCCAGCTGCACTCGCTGGTCAACGAGGCCACCAAGCTCGCCGGCGCCTCCGGCACCAAGGGCACCATGGACGCCGACGTCGCCGACCAGCTGCTGGCCAAGATCGACGAGATCGCCGAGATCTTCTGGGAGACCAAGAAGGCCTGA
- a CDS encoding TetR family transcriptional regulator: MTETRVERKERTRRALLDATLALCEDSSLVALSLRQVAKEVGIVPTAFYRHFDSLEDLGLALVDESFVSLRAMLREVRSSDPTFRDIVDGSVDILVTHVHQQRQHFEFIVRERAAGPLSVREAIRHQVELAERELATDLARMPGTEPWSASDLRVLSSLIVGAMVSTAEAILVAAGRLDLEKEVAETARTQLRMVLVGALNWTSRA, from the coding sequence ATGACCGAGACCCGGGTCGAGCGCAAGGAGCGGACCCGCCGCGCCCTCCTCGACGCCACCCTCGCGCTCTGCGAGGACAGCAGCCTGGTCGCGCTGTCGCTGCGCCAGGTCGCCAAGGAGGTCGGCATCGTGCCGACGGCGTTCTACCGGCACTTCGACTCCCTCGAGGACCTCGGCCTGGCCCTGGTCGACGAGTCCTTCGTGTCGCTGCGGGCGATGCTGCGCGAGGTCCGCAGCAGCGACCCGACGTTCCGCGACATCGTCGACGGCTCGGTCGACATCCTGGTGACCCACGTGCACCAGCAGCGCCAGCACTTCGAGTTCATCGTCCGCGAGCGCGCGGCCGGCCCGTTGTCGGTCCGCGAGGCGATCCGTCACCAGGTCGAGCTCGCCGAGCGCGAGCTGGCCACCGACCTGGCCCGGATGCCGGGCACCGAGCCGTGGTCGGCGTCCGACCTGCGCGTCCTGTCGAGCCTGATCGTCGGCGCGATGGTGAGCACCGCCGAGGCGATCCTGGTCGCCGCCGGCCGGCTCGACCTCGAGAAGGAGGTCGCCGAGACCGCCCGCACCCAGCTGCGGATGGTGCTCGTCGGCGCGCTGAACTGGACCTCCCGGGCCTGA
- the zwf gene encoding glucose-6-phosphate dehydrogenase, with the protein MEQPYVIVIFGATGDLAKRKLLPALLRLVEANLMPDCRIIGTSLEELDTAQFDALARAACEEFGKGDITDERWAPFSARLRYLPTAAGPSALTSVVKECEAELTAEIGPVEVGRLHYLSVPPKAALDVIHELADADLVDRAKVIMEKPFGTDLASAKALNDEVHQVFDEDQVFRIDHFLGKEAAQNILAFRFANGLFEPIWNRNFIDHVQIDVPETLGLEGRTKFYETTGAYRDMVVTHLMQVLAFMAMEPPTTLADGPIGEEKLKVFRSMRPIEPHNVVRGQYGGYRGKEQVADDSDTETFIALKVEIDNWRWAGVPFYLRTGKKLAEGARIISIAFKEPPLSMFPAGSNAGTQGPDHLTFDLADQSRMSLSFYGKRPGPGMKLEKLSMQFATVDTTASGSVLEAYERLIHDAMRGDHTLFTSAAGIETLWEKSEALLNNPVPVRGYIPGSWGPNAIHQLIAPHAWRLPFERTWRDPNATGG; encoded by the coding sequence ATGGAGCAGCCCTACGTCATCGTCATCTTCGGCGCGACCGGGGACCTGGCCAAGCGCAAGCTGCTGCCGGCCCTGCTGCGCCTCGTCGAGGCCAACCTGATGCCCGACTGCCGGATCATCGGGACCTCCCTCGAGGAGCTGGACACCGCCCAGTTCGACGCCCTGGCCCGCGCGGCGTGCGAGGAGTTCGGCAAGGGCGACATCACCGACGAGCGCTGGGCGCCGTTCTCGGCGCGGCTGCGCTACCTCCCCACCGCGGCCGGACCGAGCGCCCTGACCTCGGTGGTCAAGGAGTGCGAGGCCGAGCTGACCGCCGAGATCGGACCGGTCGAGGTCGGCCGCCTGCACTACCTGAGCGTGCCGCCCAAGGCCGCGCTCGACGTCATCCACGAGCTCGCCGACGCCGACCTCGTCGACCGGGCCAAGGTCATCATGGAGAAGCCCTTCGGCACCGACCTGGCCTCGGCGAAGGCGCTCAACGACGAGGTGCACCAGGTCTTCGACGAGGACCAGGTCTTCCGCATCGACCACTTCCTGGGCAAGGAGGCCGCTCAGAACATCCTGGCCTTCCGCTTCGCCAACGGCCTCTTCGAGCCGATCTGGAACCGCAACTTCATCGACCACGTGCAGATCGACGTCCCGGAGACCCTCGGGCTGGAGGGCCGCACCAAGTTCTACGAGACGACCGGCGCCTACCGCGACATGGTGGTCACCCACCTCATGCAGGTGCTGGCCTTCATGGCGATGGAGCCGCCGACCACGCTGGCGGATGGCCCGATCGGCGAGGAGAAGCTGAAGGTCTTCCGCTCGATGCGCCCGATCGAGCCGCACAACGTCGTCCGCGGGCAGTACGGCGGGTACCGCGGCAAGGAGCAGGTCGCCGACGACTCCGACACCGAGACCTTCATCGCCCTCAAGGTCGAGATCGACAACTGGCGCTGGGCCGGCGTCCCGTTCTACCTGCGCACCGGGAAGAAGCTCGCCGAGGGCGCTCGGATCATCTCGATCGCCTTCAAGGAGCCCCCGCTCTCGATGTTCCCCGCCGGCTCGAACGCCGGCACCCAGGGCCCCGACCACCTGACCTTCGACCTGGCCGACCAGTCGCGGATGTCGCTGTCGTTCTACGGCAAGCGCCCCGGACCGGGGATGAAGCTGGAGAAGCTGTCGATGCAGTTCGCGACCGTCGACACCACCGCGTCGGGGTCGGTGCTGGAGGCCTACGAGCGGCTCATCCACGACGCCATGCGTGGCGACCACACGCTGTTCACCTCCGCGGCGGGCATCGAGACGCTGTGGGAGAAGTCCGAGGCGCTGCTCAACAACCCGGTGCCGGTCCGGGGCTACATCCCCGGCTCGTGGGGTCCCAACGCCATCCACCAGCTCATCGCCCCGCACGCGTGGCGGCTGCCGTTCGAGCGCACCTGGCGCGACCCCAACGCCACCGGCGGCTGA
- a CDS encoding amidase — MEHEEYAQHDAVGLAELVRTGQTTPAELLRAARERMAEVNDRVNAIVVDVDPPDDTSTDGPFAGVPFLVKDLGQDVRHYPTSGGSRSLSTLPAAEHATVVQRWLDAGLVVFGKTNTPEFGAKGITEPELYGPARNPWNTDHTPGGSSGGSAAAVAAGIVPCAGASDGGGSIRIPASACGLFGLKATRGLVPAGPAQGEPLGGTATHGVISRSVRDSAAMLDVLAGAIPSSPYLPQVAEGSYADAALREPGRLRIAVCTASAINPDPDPEAIAATTAAAELLERLGHDVEVLDAQPFDDATLAKDFLTSWFVYCAFSVDEAKRLTGSGDGGFEADTLTMAALGRATSPVDFVRSIENRHTHVRRLAEFHETHDLLLTPTTATAPPRIGAFDAPLPVRLAQKALLTARSASILRLTPIVDQMISQNLGWVPYTQLANLTGRPAMTVPLHWTAAGLPIGVQLVGRLGADAQLLSLAGQLEDAQPWAHRRPAL; from the coding sequence ATGGAGCACGAGGAGTACGCACAGCACGACGCCGTCGGCCTGGCCGAGCTGGTCCGCACCGGGCAGACCACGCCCGCCGAGCTGCTGCGCGCGGCCCGGGAGCGGATGGCGGAGGTGAACGACCGGGTCAACGCGATCGTCGTCGACGTCGACCCGCCCGACGACACCAGCACCGACGGCCCGTTCGCCGGCGTCCCGTTCCTCGTCAAGGACCTCGGCCAGGACGTGCGGCACTACCCCACCAGCGGCGGCTCCCGCTCGCTGTCGACGCTGCCGGCCGCCGAGCACGCGACGGTCGTGCAGCGCTGGCTGGACGCCGGCCTGGTGGTCTTCGGCAAGACCAACACCCCCGAGTTCGGCGCGAAGGGCATCACCGAGCCCGAGCTCTACGGGCCGGCGCGCAACCCGTGGAACACCGACCACACGCCCGGCGGCTCCTCCGGCGGCTCCGCCGCGGCCGTCGCGGCCGGCATCGTCCCGTGCGCGGGGGCCAGCGACGGCGGCGGCTCGATCCGGATCCCCGCCTCCGCGTGCGGCCTGTTCGGGCTCAAGGCCACCCGCGGCCTGGTGCCCGCCGGCCCGGCCCAGGGCGAGCCGCTCGGCGGGACGGCGACCCACGGCGTCATCTCCCGCAGCGTCCGCGACAGCGCCGCGATGCTCGACGTCCTCGCCGGGGCGATCCCGAGCTCGCCCTACCTGCCGCAGGTGGCCGAGGGCAGCTACGCCGACGCCGCGCTGCGCGAGCCCGGCCGGCTGCGGATCGCGGTCTGCACGGCGAGCGCCATCAACCCCGACCCCGACCCCGAGGCGATCGCCGCGACCACCGCGGCCGCCGAGCTCCTCGAGCGGCTCGGGCACGACGTCGAGGTGCTCGACGCCCAGCCCTTCGACGACGCCACCCTGGCCAAGGACTTCCTCACCAGCTGGTTCGTCTACTGCGCCTTCTCCGTCGACGAGGCCAAGCGGCTCACCGGCAGCGGCGACGGCGGGTTCGAGGCCGACACGCTCACCATGGCCGCGCTGGGTCGCGCCACCAGCCCGGTCGACTTCGTGCGCTCGATCGAGAACCGGCACACCCACGTGCGCCGCCTCGCCGAGTTCCACGAGACCCACGACCTGCTGCTCACGCCCACCACCGCCACCGCTCCCCCGCGGATCGGCGCCTTCGACGCGCCGCTGCCCGTGCGCCTGGCCCAGAAGGCGCTGCTGACCGCGCGCTCGGCCAGCATCCTGCGCCTGACGCCGATCGTGGACCAGATGATCAGCCAGAACCTCGGCTGGGTCCCCTACACGCAGCTGGCGAACCTGACCGGGCGCCCGGCGATGACGGTGCCGCTGCACTGGACGGCGGCCGGGCTGCCGATCGGCGTCCAGCTCGTCGGCCGGCTCGGCGCCGACGCGCAGCTGCTCAGCCTGGCCGGCCAGCTCGAGGACGCCCAGCCCTGGGCCCACCGGCGTCCCGCGCTCTGA
- a CDS encoding zinc-binding dehydrogenase: MFAVYAESFSPDAPLDGLVLGDRPEPVAPEGWTTVEVRAASLNHHDVWSLRGVGLKQEQLPMILGCDAAGLDEDGNEVVVHAVISDPAWTGDETFDPRRSLLSERHQGTLAERVVVPRRNVVPKPASLSFAEAACLPTAWLTAYRMLFTRGGLTAGDTVLVQGAGGGVATACIILARAAGLRVLATSRDDAKRARALEIGAHDVFESGARLPVKVDAVMETVGRATWSHSIRALRPGGTLVTSGTTSGPKLDDAELTRIFFLQLSVVGSTMGTRDELAALVNLLDATGTKPLIDREVPLSEARDGFAAMAGGDVFGKIVFTR, from the coding sequence ATGTTCGCCGTCTACGCAGAGTCCTTCTCGCCCGACGCGCCGCTCGACGGGCTCGTCCTCGGCGATCGACCCGAGCCCGTCGCCCCCGAGGGCTGGACCACCGTGGAGGTCAGGGCCGCCTCGCTGAACCACCACGACGTCTGGTCGCTGCGCGGCGTGGGGCTCAAGCAGGAGCAGCTCCCGATGATCCTGGGCTGCGACGCCGCTGGCCTCGACGAGGACGGCAACGAGGTCGTCGTCCACGCCGTGATCAGCGACCCCGCGTGGACCGGCGACGAGACCTTCGACCCGCGCCGCTCGCTGCTCTCCGAGCGGCACCAGGGCACGCTGGCCGAGCGGGTCGTCGTCCCGCGGCGCAACGTCGTCCCGAAGCCGGCGTCGCTGTCGTTCGCCGAGGCCGCCTGCCTCCCGACCGCCTGGCTCACCGCCTACCGGATGCTCTTCACCCGCGGCGGGCTCACCGCCGGCGACACCGTGCTCGTGCAGGGCGCGGGCGGCGGCGTCGCGACGGCCTGCATCATCCTGGCGCGCGCCGCCGGGCTGCGGGTGCTGGCCACCAGCCGCGACGACGCCAAGCGGGCGCGGGCGCTCGAGATCGGCGCCCACGACGTCTTCGAGTCCGGCGCCCGGTTGCCGGTGAAGGTGGACGCCGTCATGGAGACCGTCGGCCGCGCGACCTGGTCGCACTCCATCCGGGCGCTGCGTCCCGGCGGCACCCTGGTCACCAGCGGGACGACGTCCGGGCCGAAGCTCGACGACGCCGAGCTGACCCGCATCTTCTTCCTCCAGCTCAGCGTCGTGGGCTCGACGATGGGCACCCGCGACGAGCTCGCCGCGCTGGTCAACCTGCTGGACGCGACCGGCACCAAGCCGCTCATCGACCGCGAGGTCCCGCTGTCGGAGGCGCGCGACGGGTTCGCCGCGATGGCCGGCGGCGACGTCTTCGGCAAGATCGTCTTCACCCGCTGA
- a CDS encoding molybdopterin-dependent oxidoreductase: MLLVVLPVVTVTGLLSYAAYGPRFDQAYPGDVGFLRLPDFDWPTDPPWLYRLNQGLHVGLGLVVVPVVLAKLWSVIPKLFQWPPARSLAQVLERVSLLMLVGGLLFEIVTGVLNIQYDYVFGFSFYTAHYYGAWVFIAGFVVHVPLKLPTMVRALRGTSLREVMRTGREDTRPETGPGHGLIPADPDPPTLSRRGALGLVGGGSLLVLVLTAGQTVGGVARYAAVLMPRGRQPAGTFPVNKTAEAAGISREAVAGWRLTLTGGAAEVSLTREQLLALPQHTATLPIACVEGWSTTQTWTGVRLRDLARLAGVTDPSSARVDSIQESGLFRAASLQANQVAHADSMLALQVDGADLTLDHGYPARIMVPAIPGVHCTKWVGTIDFEAG, from the coding sequence GTGCTGCTCGTCGTCCTCCCGGTCGTCACGGTCACCGGGCTGCTGTCCTACGCCGCCTACGGCCCCCGATTCGACCAGGCCTACCCCGGCGACGTCGGGTTCCTGCGGCTGCCGGACTTCGACTGGCCGACCGACCCGCCCTGGCTGTACCGCCTCAACCAGGGCCTGCACGTCGGCCTCGGCCTGGTCGTCGTCCCCGTGGTGCTCGCGAAGCTGTGGTCGGTCATCCCCAAGCTGTTCCAGTGGCCGCCCGCGCGCTCGCTCGCCCAGGTCCTCGAACGGGTCTCGCTGCTCATGCTGGTCGGCGGCCTGCTGTTCGAGATCGTCACCGGGGTGCTGAACATCCAGTACGACTACGTCTTCGGCTTCAGCTTCTACACCGCCCACTACTACGGCGCGTGGGTCTTCATCGCGGGGTTCGTCGTCCACGTCCCCCTCAAGCTGCCCACGATGGTCCGCGCGCTGCGCGGGACCTCCCTGCGCGAGGTGATGCGCACCGGCCGTGAGGACACCCGGCCCGAGACCGGGCCCGGTCACGGGCTGATCCCCGCCGACCCCGACCCGCCGACCCTGAGCCGGCGCGGGGCGCTGGGCCTGGTCGGGGGCGGGAGCCTCCTGGTCCTGGTCCTCACCGCCGGCCAGACCGTCGGCGGCGTCGCCCGGTACGCGGCCGTGCTGATGCCCCGGGGACGCCAGCCCGCCGGGACCTTCCCGGTCAACAAGACCGCCGAGGCGGCCGGGATCAGCCGCGAGGCCGTCGCGGGCTGGCGGCTGACCCTGACCGGCGGGGCCGCCGAGGTGTCGCTGACCCGTGAGCAGCTGCTCGCGCTGCCCCAGCACACCGCCACCCTCCCGATCGCCTGCGTCGAGGGGTGGTCGACGACCCAGACCTGGACCGGCGTCCGGCTGCGCGACCTGGCCCGGCTCGCCGGCGTCACCGACCCGTCGTCGGCGCGCGTCGACTCGATCCAGGAGTCCGGGCTGTTCCGCGCCGCCAGCCTGCAGGCCAACCAGGTCGCCCACGCCGACTCGATGCTCGCGCTCCAGGTCGACGGCGCCGACCTCACCCTCGACCACGGCTACCCCGCCCGGATCATGGTGCCGGCCATCCCCGGCGTCCACTGCACCAAGTGGGTCGGCACCATCGACTTCGAGGCGGGCTGA